A window from Nitrospira sp. ND1 encodes these proteins:
- the sppA gene encoding signal peptide peptidase SppA → MGPQADTAVRPQRSLLRRIFWAIVIGGGALILLNALLPDLDFSSQDRVALIRIEGVILDAQATISELKQYSENPLVKAIVLRIDSPGGGVVPSQEIHDAVKRVKNKSNKAVIASMGTVAASGGYYIAAATDRIIANPGTLTGSIGVIMEMANFEGLMKKVGVEGVVIKSGRFKDVGSPLRKMSDEERKLLQSVMDDVHHQFIQAVADGRSLEVSDVEPLADGRIYTGRQAKDARLVDELGDLDDAIHIAADIAGMEGEPKVVEPRKRFSFRDIIESRWASVFPRLELNTGVKLKYLMAF, encoded by the coding sequence ATGGGGCCACAAGCAGACACGGCGGTGAGACCACAGCGGAGCCTGCTGCGACGTATCTTCTGGGCCATCGTGATCGGGGGAGGAGCGTTGATTCTCTTGAACGCGCTCCTCCCAGACCTCGATTTCTCAAGCCAGGATCGTGTAGCCCTCATTCGCATCGAGGGCGTGATCCTTGATGCACAAGCGACCATCAGCGAGTTGAAGCAATACAGCGAGAACCCGCTGGTCAAGGCGATCGTACTGCGCATCGACAGTCCCGGCGGCGGCGTCGTGCCGTCTCAGGAAATTCACGATGCGGTGAAGCGGGTAAAAAACAAGAGCAATAAGGCGGTGATCGCCTCCATGGGGACGGTTGCTGCTTCCGGAGGTTATTACATCGCCGCGGCCACGGACCGTATCATTGCCAATCCCGGCACGTTGACCGGGAGTATCGGCGTGATCATGGAAATGGCCAACTTCGAAGGCCTGATGAAAAAGGTCGGGGTCGAAGGGGTGGTCATCAAGAGTGGGCGATTCAAAGACGTCGGGTCCCCGTTGCGGAAGATGAGCGATGAGGAACGCAAGCTCCTGCAGTCGGTGATGGACGATGTCCACCACCAGTTCATTCAAGCGGTGGCCGACGGGCGGTCGTTGGAGGTGTCGGATGTGGAGCCGCTGGCGGATGGACGGATTTACACCGGACGCCAGGCCAAAGACGCGAGGCTGGTCGACGAACTGGGCGATCTGGACGATGCCATCCACATCGCGGCGGACATTGCCGGTATGGAGGGTGAACCGAAAGTGGTCGAGCCTCGCAAGCGGTTTTCATTTCGGGATATCATCGAGTCACGTTGGGCGTCGGTGTTTCCGAGGCTGGAGTTGAATACCGGCGTCAAACTGAAATACCTGATGGCGTTCTGA
- a CDS encoding 30S ribosomal protein S1 — protein MSTVTPQSEPKLDRDALAAMYEETFRNFEEGTITEGMVVAIGKDKVVVDIGYKSEGMIPADQFSHEELAQLKVGDRLQVYLEECEDADGNLVLSKEKADKMKIWEELETLHKEEKSIEGKIISRIKGGMMVDIGVKAFLPGSQIDLHPVRDLDGLVGKTFPLKIIKINHRRGNVVVSRRVLLEETRDRRRQTTLSTLKEGQLIQGTVKNITDYGAFIDLGGIDGLLHITDMSWGRVGHPSELFQVSDKVEVTVLKYDRETGRISLGLKQKSADPWTGVAAKYPVGTRVRGRVVSLTDYGAFVELEPGVEGLVHVSEMSWTHEVRHPSRVVSVGDQVEAAVLNIDPGSRKISLGMKQTAPNPWDMIEAKYPAGTRIEGKVKSLTDFGAFVGLEEGIDGLIHISDMSWTKHIKHPSELFKKGQKVDAVVIRIDKEKERLSLGYKQLSRDPWEEQIPNKYRVGDSITGKVSKIADFGLFIELDGDVEGLIHISEVGLDTNVRMEEKFKPGDDVTAKIIKVDRDERKIALSLRDHQMDSDRRQVDEFHASQGGIDQTLGRAAKQSRKRNQSDSEA, from the coding sequence ATGAGTACTGTCACACCGCAAAGTGAACCCAAGCTGGATCGCGACGCCTTGGCGGCGATGTATGAGGAAACCTTCCGCAATTTTGAGGAAGGCACCATCACCGAGGGCATGGTCGTGGCCATCGGCAAGGACAAAGTCGTGGTCGATATCGGCTACAAGTCGGAAGGCATGATTCCAGCCGACCAGTTCTCGCATGAAGAATTGGCCCAATTGAAGGTCGGGGATCGCCTCCAGGTCTACCTCGAAGAGTGTGAAGACGCGGACGGCAATCTCGTGCTCTCCAAAGAAAAAGCCGACAAGATGAAAATCTGGGAGGAATTGGAGACGCTGCATAAAGAAGAAAAGAGCATCGAAGGCAAGATCATTTCCCGTATCAAGGGCGGCATGATGGTCGATATCGGCGTCAAGGCGTTCTTGCCCGGCTCCCAGATCGATCTGCATCCGGTCCGCGATCTCGATGGGCTGGTCGGCAAGACGTTTCCCCTCAAGATCATTAAGATCAACCATCGCCGTGGCAATGTGGTCGTTTCCCGACGGGTCTTGTTGGAAGAGACGCGCGACCGTCGCCGTCAGACGACGTTGTCGACCTTGAAGGAAGGTCAGTTGATTCAGGGGACGGTGAAGAACATCACCGATTACGGAGCGTTTATCGACCTCGGCGGCATCGACGGATTGCTGCACATCACGGATATGTCCTGGGGTCGTGTGGGGCATCCCTCCGAATTGTTCCAGGTCAGCGACAAGGTCGAAGTCACCGTGCTGAAGTACGATCGTGAAACCGGCCGTATTTCCTTGGGCCTCAAGCAGAAGTCGGCAGATCCCTGGACCGGTGTGGCGGCAAAGTACCCGGTGGGCACGCGCGTCCGTGGTCGGGTGGTGAGCTTGACCGACTATGGCGCCTTCGTTGAGTTGGAGCCCGGCGTGGAAGGATTGGTCCACGTGTCCGAGATGTCCTGGACGCACGAAGTGCGACATCCGTCGCGCGTCGTCTCGGTCGGCGATCAGGTGGAAGCCGCCGTGTTGAACATCGATCCGGGAAGCCGGAAGATTTCGCTCGGCATGAAGCAGACGGCGCCGAATCCGTGGGACATGATCGAGGCGAAGTACCCGGCTGGAACGCGGATCGAAGGAAAGGTGAAGAGCCTGACCGATTTCGGCGCGTTCGTCGGATTGGAAGAAGGTATTGACGGGCTGATCCATATTTCCGACATGTCCTGGACGAAGCACATCAAGCATCCGTCGGAGCTCTTCAAGAAGGGCCAGAAGGTGGATGCGGTGGTCATTCGTATCGACAAGGAAAAGGAGCGCCTCTCGCTGGGGTATAAGCAATTGTCACGCGATCCGTGGGAAGAGCAGATTCCCAACAAGTATCGGGTCGGCGATAGCATTACCGGCAAGGTCAGCAAGATCGCCGATTTCGGACTCTTCATCGAGCTCGATGGCGATGTCGAGGGTCTGATTCATATCAGCGAAGTCGGACTCGATACGAACGTTCGCATGGAAGAGAAGTTCAAGCCGGGTGACGACGTCACGGCGAAGATCATCAAGGTGGATCGCGATGAGCGGAAAATTGCGCTCAGCTTGCGCGATCACCAGATGGATTCCGATCGGCGCCAGGTCGATGAGTTCCACGCCTCTCAGGGCGGGATCGATCAGACCCTGGGTCGCGCGGCCAAGCAAAGCCGGAAGCGGAACCAGAGCGATTCCGAAGCCTAG
- a CDS encoding lysophospholipid acyltransferase family protein, whose amino-acid sequence MSSALYGLLWVISRTIGWLCFRYRTVGTVPRQGGFLIASNHASYLDIPLLGCGIPRRVWYMGRHDLFPMPLLNGLLQALGWIPLRVGRLDRDAFSKAVSLIQEGKAVAIFPEGGRTMTGALKPGKPGIGVIVSQTGCQVVPAHIGGTFEVLPPGAKWPRFRRVTVAYGEPLDFSADAARLEGKAFYQHVSRTVMAKIAELGQVPIPGDRPANAGQPHDSAATPTAKSCNAE is encoded by the coding sequence GTGAGCTCGGCACTGTATGGCCTGTTGTGGGTCATTTCTCGCACCATCGGGTGGCTGTGCTTCCGGTATCGCACCGTCGGGACTGTGCCGCGGCAAGGCGGGTTCCTGATCGCCTCGAATCATGCCAGTTATCTGGATATCCCGCTGCTCGGGTGCGGGATTCCCCGCCGGGTCTGGTATATGGGGCGGCACGATTTGTTTCCGATGCCGTTGCTCAACGGCCTGCTGCAGGCCCTGGGGTGGATTCCATTACGGGTCGGTCGTCTCGATCGCGACGCCTTCAGCAAAGCGGTCTCGTTGATACAGGAGGGGAAGGCCGTCGCCATTTTTCCCGAAGGTGGGCGTACGATGACCGGCGCGCTGAAGCCCGGCAAACCGGGGATCGGGGTGATCGTGTCGCAGACGGGCTGTCAGGTTGTGCCGGCGCATATCGGCGGCACGTTCGAGGTGCTGCCGCCCGGCGCCAAGTGGCCGAGATTTCGTCGCGTGACGGTGGCCTACGGAGAGCCGCTGGATTTTTCCGCGGATGCCGCGCGGTTGGAAGGAAAAGCGTTTTATCAACATGTCAGTCGGACGGTGATGGCGAAGATCGCAGAGCTCGGACAGGTTCCGATTCCGGGGGACAGACCGGCCAACGCCGGGCAGCCCCACGATTCCGCCGCAACACCAACAGCCAAGTCTTGCAACGCTGAGTAA
- the cmk gene encoding (d)CMP kinase yields the protein MGEPGTSGCGKRGLIIAIDGPAGVGKSTVARLLALRLGYLYLDTGALYRAIAWKVRDAGLSPEDQFAITALLPKTTLHMACGPEQSHVLLDGRDITGELRTPAVTALASMVSAIPAVREWLLPVQRQIGAEGCVVAEGRDIGTRVFPEADVKFFLEADAEVRATRRHRELVAAGHSVQFDQTKRDMTRRDDRDRSRTVAPLIPAPDAERIDTSSMPAEAVVEHMLAVITARL from the coding sequence GTGGGTGAACCGGGCACATCCGGCTGCGGGAAGCGCGGGTTGATCATCGCCATTGATGGTCCGGCAGGGGTCGGCAAGAGTACGGTCGCCAGACTTCTGGCCTTGCGGCTTGGATACCTCTATTTGGATACAGGCGCCTTGTATCGCGCCATTGCGTGGAAAGTGCGAGACGCGGGATTGAGCCCTGAGGATCAGTTCGCCATCACCGCGCTGCTTCCCAAGACGACGCTGCATATGGCCTGTGGTCCCGAGCAATCCCATGTGTTGCTGGATGGGCGGGATATCACCGGTGAATTGCGCACGCCCGCGGTGACGGCACTGGCGTCGATGGTCTCGGCGATTCCGGCTGTCCGCGAATGGCTGCTGCCGGTGCAACGGCAGATCGGCGCCGAGGGGTGTGTCGTGGCGGAGGGGCGCGACATCGGAACCCGGGTGTTTCCGGAAGCGGATGTGAAGTTTTTCCTCGAGGCCGATGCGGAAGTCCGGGCGACGCGACGACATCGTGAGCTGGTGGCCGCAGGCCACTCGGTTCAGTTCGATCAGACGAAACGCGATATGACCAGGCGGGATGATCGCGATCGTTCTCGCACGGTGGCACCGCTGATTCCTGCGCCCGATGCTGAACGGATCGATACGTCGAGTATGCCGGCGGAGGCAGTCGTTGAGCACATGCTGGCCGTGATCACGGCGAGATTGTGA
- the aroA gene encoding 3-phosphoshikimate 1-carboxyvinyltransferase produces MASLTITPGRPLKGTIAVPGDKSVTHRAIILTALAEGLSQVTDYCRGEDCLNTMRAFQSLGVRIEETPERLTVHGKGMWGLTEPFGPIDCGNSGTGIRLMAGLLAGQDFFTVLTGDESIRRRPMGRVVKPLRAMGATIAGRKGGELAPLAITGTRLKGMSYESPVASAQIKSSLLFASLYADGLTTISEPRLSRDHTERMFAYFGIPFHRDGCTVRIEGRPSIRWSGKTVVVPGDLSAAAFFIVGASIVPDSDVTVLSVGMNPTRTGLLDILRQMGAHIEVLNPREEAGEPVADLRVRSMPLRGVQIGPEQIPQTIDEFPILCVAAAVADGETVITGAEELRVKESDRIATMAAELRAMGARIEERPDGMVIQGLGRKGANGALTGATCASHGDHRVAMSVAIGALTAAQPTQIQGTACIETSFPNFDRKLLELLTDSGKRL; encoded by the coding sequence ATGGCATCCTTAACTATTACGCCGGGCCGTCCGCTGAAGGGCACGATTGCGGTTCCTGGCGACAAGTCCGTTACCCATCGGGCGATTATCCTGACGGCCCTGGCCGAGGGGCTGAGCCAGGTCACCGACTATTGTCGCGGGGAAGATTGTTTGAATACCATGCGCGCGTTCCAGTCGCTGGGCGTGCGAATCGAAGAGACGCCGGAGCGGTTGACGGTCCATGGCAAAGGCATGTGGGGTCTCACGGAGCCGTTCGGCCCGATCGATTGCGGCAATTCCGGAACCGGCATTCGTCTGATGGCGGGGTTGTTGGCAGGCCAGGATTTCTTCACGGTCCTGACCGGAGACGAATCGATCAGACGTCGTCCCATGGGACGTGTCGTGAAACCCTTGCGAGCCATGGGGGCGACGATTGCCGGACGAAAGGGCGGGGAACTGGCGCCTTTGGCGATCACCGGGACCCGGCTGAAAGGCATGTCGTACGAGTCCCCGGTCGCGAGCGCTCAGATCAAATCGTCGCTGCTCTTCGCCTCGCTGTATGCCGATGGCCTGACGACCATTTCAGAGCCACGGCTTTCCCGTGACCATACCGAGCGTATGTTTGCCTACTTCGGAATTCCTTTTCACCGTGACGGGTGTACGGTTCGGATCGAAGGGCGGCCCTCCATACGCTGGAGTGGAAAAACCGTGGTGGTGCCGGGTGACCTGTCCGCAGCCGCATTTTTTATCGTCGGCGCCTCGATTGTGCCGGATTCCGATGTGACCGTGCTGTCGGTCGGCATGAATCCAACCCGGACCGGTCTATTAGACATTCTGCGCCAGATGGGCGCGCACATCGAGGTGCTCAATCCTCGTGAAGAGGCCGGGGAGCCGGTCGCGGACCTGCGCGTACGGTCGATGCCGCTGCGGGGAGTTCAGATCGGGCCGGAACAGATTCCGCAGACGATCGATGAGTTCCCGATTTTGTGTGTCGCGGCGGCCGTGGCCGACGGTGAAACAGTAATCACCGGAGCTGAAGAGCTGCGAGTCAAAGAAAGCGACCGTATCGCGACGATGGCGGCTGAACTCCGGGCGATGGGCGCGCGGATCGAAGAACGGCCGGATGGCATGGTGATACAGGGGCTGGGGCGCAAGGGTGCGAACGGCGCGCTCACAGGGGCGACCTGCGCGAGTCACGGCGACCACCGCGTGGCCATGTCCGTCGCGATCGGTGCCCTGACCGCTGCCCAGCCGACTCAGATTCAGGGCACGGCTTGCATCGAGACTTCGTTCCCGAACTTCGATCGTAAGCTCTTGGAACTGTTGACTGATTCTGGGAAACGTCTATAG
- a CDS encoding prephenate dehydrogenase/arogenate dehydrogenase family protein has protein sequence MMAPHFKQVAIVGVGLIGGSLGMILRRQKLADSVVGIGRRVENLKTAVEVGAIDRYVSDPREGVEGADFVLLATPVDTYERHLREWAGCLKPGAIVSDVGSVKGELVTRAEALLPPSVRFVGAHPIAGKEKTGVAAGSETLFSGARCILTPTAKTDPEALQTVRVLWELAGSIVLDMDPFLHDKILGAVSHLPHVAAFALMTALADVRDHGLPELDLASHSGGGLRDTTRIAASSPEMWRDIFLWNRDNVVSLIETYERHLGELKRLIAAGDAAGIEKQLDQAKYEREQLTPRTSGKS, from the coding sequence ATGATGGCACCACATTTCAAGCAGGTGGCGATTGTCGGAGTCGGGCTGATCGGCGGCTCGCTGGGGATGATCCTGCGCCGTCAAAAGCTGGCGGATTCCGTTGTCGGTATCGGGCGACGCGTTGAAAATCTCAAGACAGCCGTCGAAGTGGGCGCCATCGATCGGTATGTGTCGGATCCGCGCGAAGGCGTCGAAGGGGCGGACTTTGTGCTGCTCGCGACACCGGTGGATACCTATGAGCGACATTTACGGGAATGGGCCGGTTGCCTGAAGCCGGGCGCGATTGTCAGTGACGTGGGCAGCGTCAAGGGTGAGCTGGTGACACGCGCGGAGGCCTTGCTGCCGCCGTCGGTGCGGTTCGTCGGTGCGCACCCCATTGCCGGCAAGGAAAAGACCGGGGTGGCCGCAGGATCAGAGACTCTCTTCTCGGGGGCGCGTTGCATTCTGACTCCGACGGCCAAGACCGATCCGGAGGCGCTTCAAACGGTTCGTGTTCTCTGGGAACTCGCGGGTTCGATTGTGTTGGATATGGATCCCTTTCTGCACGACAAGATTCTCGGTGCCGTCAGTCACCTGCCGCATGTCGCCGCGTTTGCATTGATGACGGCGCTGGCCGACGTGCGTGACCATGGTTTGCCGGAACTCGATCTGGCCAGCCATTCCGGCGGTGGATTACGCGATACCACGCGAATCGCAGCCAGTTCCCCGGAGATGTGGCGAGACATTTTTTTGTGGAACCGGGACAATGTGGTGTCGTTGATCGAGACGTACGAGCGGCATCTCGGCGAACTCAAACGGTTGATTGCGGCCGGTGACGCCGCTGGGATCGAGAAGCAACTGGATCAGGCCAAGTATGAACGGGAACAACTCACCCCTCGCACATCGGGGAAGAGCTAG
- the aroF gene encoding 3-deoxy-7-phosphoheptulonate synthase: MIIVLKPDASEREVDHIIDRLRELGLKSHISAGQERTIIGVIGDDRILHNQPLTALPGVESVLPILAPWKLVSREFKKENTIIDVNGVKIGDKKITIMAGPCAVERLELTVGIAHEVKSAGATVLRGGAYKPRTSPYSFQGLGREGLDYLVEAKKQTGLPVVSEILDTRDIELFLEKADIIQIGARNMQNFELLKEVGAYDKPVLLKRGLSATIKEFLLSAEYIMSRGNRNVMLCERGIRTFETQYRNTLDMAAIPTLKSLSHLPVIVDPSHATGKWDLVAPMSKAAIAAGADGLLIEVHSNPECALCDGEESIRPSKFKELMGDLRRIAAAVDRTI, translated from the coding sequence ATGATTATTGTCTTGAAGCCTGACGCGTCGGAGCGGGAAGTCGACCACATTATCGACCGGCTTCGCGAGTTGGGACTGAAGTCGCATATTTCTGCCGGCCAGGAGCGGACCATTATCGGGGTGATCGGGGACGATCGTATCCTGCACAATCAGCCGTTGACCGCATTGCCAGGGGTCGAAAGTGTCCTGCCGATTTTGGCTCCCTGGAAGCTGGTCAGCCGGGAGTTCAAGAAAGAGAACACGATCATTGACGTGAACGGCGTCAAAATCGGCGATAAGAAAATCACGATTATGGCCGGTCCCTGCGCGGTCGAACGGTTGGAACTGACCGTCGGTATTGCCCACGAGGTCAAGTCGGCCGGCGCGACCGTCCTTCGTGGCGGTGCATACAAACCGCGCACCTCGCCCTATTCTTTTCAAGGATTGGGGCGTGAAGGCCTGGACTATTTGGTCGAAGCCAAAAAACAGACCGGCCTGCCGGTGGTGAGCGAGATCCTGGACACCCGCGATATCGAGCTGTTTCTTGAGAAGGCCGACATCATCCAGATCGGCGCCCGGAACATGCAGAACTTCGAGTTGCTCAAGGAAGTCGGGGCCTACGATAAGCCGGTGCTGTTGAAGCGCGGTCTCTCGGCCACGATCAAGGAATTCCTCCTCTCCGCTGAATACATCATGTCCCGCGGCAACCGGAATGTCATGTTATGCGAGCGCGGCATCCGCACGTTTGAAACCCAGTATCGAAATACGTTGGATATGGCCGCCATTCCGACCCTCAAGAGTCTGTCGCATTTGCCGGTTATCGTGGATCCCAGTCATGCGACGGGCAAATGGGATTTGGTAGCCCCCATGTCGAAAGCGGCGATCGCGGCCGGTGCCGACGGGCTCCTGATCGAAGTGCATTCCAATCCTGAATGTGCACTCTGCGACGGAGAAGAGTCTATCCGGCCCTCGAAGTTCAAGGAGTTGATGGGGGATTTGCGGAGAATTGCTGCGGCAGTCGACCGGACGATCTGA
- the hisC gene encoding histidinol-phosphate transaminase → MPLKVHPDIASLVPYVPGKPIEELQRELGLPRAIKLASNENPIGPSPKALAVLGETAPTLHRYPDGGAFRLRGALAERWKVTPDHVILGNGSDEILGLLARTFLSPGDEAVMAEHTFVIYKMEVKAAHGVAVEVPQKNWRHDLPAMAAAITDKTRLLFVCNPNNPTGTMATKAEVAALMARVPDHVVVVFDEAYYEYVRHPEFPESLSYVNAGRNVIVLRTFSKIYGLAGLRIGYGMTTPEITNYLNRIRPPFNANSMAQRAALAALDDEAHVGASRALNHAEMDKVRTGLLTLGFEALPSETNFLYFDVGRDGREVFDALLRKGIIVRHIDGRMLRVTIGLPEENQLFLSALADVTRAAR, encoded by the coding sequence ATGCCATTGAAGGTGCATCCCGATATCGCCTCCCTTGTCCCGTACGTTCCTGGAAAGCCTATCGAAGAGCTGCAGCGAGAGTTAGGGCTCCCGCGCGCGATCAAATTGGCATCCAATGAAAACCCGATCGGCCCGTCGCCCAAAGCGCTCGCCGTCTTGGGTGAAACCGCTCCGACTCTGCATCGGTATCCGGACGGCGGGGCGTTTCGTTTGCGCGGAGCCTTGGCCGAACGGTGGAAAGTCACGCCGGATCACGTCATTCTCGGAAACGGCTCGGACGAAATCCTCGGCCTGCTTGCGCGAACCTTTTTGTCGCCGGGTGATGAGGCCGTGATGGCTGAGCACACCTTCGTCATTTACAAGATGGAGGTGAAGGCCGCGCACGGTGTGGCGGTGGAAGTGCCGCAGAAGAATTGGCGCCACGATTTGCCGGCCATGGCAGCGGCCATCACCGACAAGACGCGCCTGCTGTTTGTGTGCAATCCGAACAATCCCACCGGCACCATGGCGACCAAGGCTGAGGTGGCGGCGTTGATGGCGCGCGTGCCCGATCATGTGGTGGTGGTGTTCGACGAGGCCTATTACGAATATGTCCGGCATCCGGAATTCCCGGAGTCGCTCAGCTATGTAAACGCGGGTCGTAATGTCATCGTGCTGCGGACATTCTCCAAGATCTACGGCTTGGCCGGGCTCAGGATCGGGTATGGGATGACCACGCCGGAAATCACGAACTACCTGAATCGAATCCGTCCACCCTTCAATGCGAATAGCATGGCACAACGCGCCGCGTTGGCGGCGTTGGACGATGAGGCACATGTGGGCGCGAGTCGGGCCTTGAACCATGCGGAAATGGACAAGGTCCGGACAGGCTTGTTGACCTTGGGCTTCGAGGCCTTGCCCAGTGAAACGAATTTTCTCTATTTCGATGTCGGGAGAGATGGTCGCGAGGTATTCGACGCGCTGTTGCGGAAGGGCATCATCGTCCGCCACATCGACGGCCGAATGCTGCGGGTGACCATCGGCCTTCCGGAAGAAAATCAACTGTTCCTGAGCGCGCTTGCGGACGTGACGCGCGCCGCTCGATAA